The following coding sequences lie in one Apium graveolens cultivar Ventura chromosome 3, ASM990537v1, whole genome shotgun sequence genomic window:
- the LOC141714354 gene encoding protein MOTHER of FT and TFL1-like, whose translation MSANIDPIYVRQVIGDIVDTITPCINMKVYIDGRQIINGCTIKPSIAIVPPQIRFEGQAERLYTLLLTDPDMPSPSNPTLREYIHWIVTDIPGSGAINQGNEILPYEPPTPIRGYHRYILMMFEQMTPLGLLSPPLTRAHFDHKTFVWRHQLGVPKAIAYFWAKKEPGQGRQDP comes from the exons ATGTCTGCTAATATCGATCCCATTTATGTTCGTCAAGTAATTGGCGATATCGTAGATACAATAACTCCATGTATAAACATGAAAGTGTACATTGATGGTAGACAAATCATTAATGGTTGCACGATTAAGCCTTCGATAGCAATTGTACCTCCTCAAATTAGATTTGAGGGACAAGCCGAGCGCTTATACACTCTA CTCCTAACGGATCCTGATATGCCAAGTCCAAGTAATCCAACACTAAGGGAATATATTCATTG GATCGTTACAGATATTCCAGGATCGGGTGCTATAAATCAAG GAAATGAAATATTACCTTATGAACCGCCAACCCCGATACGTGGATACCATCGCTATATATTGATGATGTTTGAACAAATGACGCCGTTAGGATTATTGTCACCGCCACTAACTCGTGCTCATTTTGACCACAAAACTTTTGTTTGGAGACATCAATTGGGAGTTCCGAAAGCTATTGCTTATTTCTGGGCTAAAAAAGAACCAGGCCAAGGACGTCAAGACCCataa